The following are encoded together in the Macadamia integrifolia cultivar HAES 741 chromosome 10, SCU_Mint_v3, whole genome shotgun sequence genome:
- the LOC122092414 gene encoding uncharacterized protein LOC122092414, with the protein MKLARAKLVEAARDWWTTYEYELEDRGREPTSWEEMKLELLDKYLPRNFGACIQDQLNSLRQGSMTVTEYMNRFDALCSRTGISENERQLLSRFRLGLRAEINSGIRVVDVYSVRDCFDKALRAEELVAQPVRRFGFQAGEVRKNVPATKPSSSTPPKSTFPPRANHKGKAPMTCSNKAQCFHCEEVGHFTKSCPHKQRVNALAEVEDSNEEDELDLYPYPFDDDDDGGYDYDIEDSNDDGTYVIHVISNVLVAETMEEHSTEAFYIEESIVDKTKAVEDEVVIERTPQQVFEIHDEKEKFVPILDEKVTNIDDSIHTTFTVGIDSEVEHIDSMP; encoded by the exons atgaaactagctcgtgctaagctagttgaggctgctcgtgattggtggaCCACCTATGAATATGAActggaagaccgtggtagagaacctactagttgggaggagatgaaactTGAGTTATtagataaatacttgccacgcaacttcgGAGCTTGCATACAAGATCaactgaactctcttcgtcaagggtctatgactgttACAGAGTATATGAACAGGTTTGATGCACTTTGTTCTCGCACAGGCATATCggagaatgaaaggcaattGTTATCTAGGTTTCGATTGGGATTACGAGCTGAAATCAACAGCGGAATCAGAGTGGTTGACGTGTATTCAGTGagggattgctttgacaaggccctacgagcagaggagcttgtagcacagccagttagaaggtttggttttcaagctggggaggtcAGGAAAAATGTTCCAGCAactaaacctagtagctcaACACCCCCAAAgtccacttttcctccacgGGCCAATCACAAAGGAAAGGCACCTATGACATGTAGTAATAAGGCACAGTGCTTCCATTGCGAAGAGGTAGGACATTTTACTAAGTCTTGCCCacataagcagagggttaatgcattagctgaggttgaagactccaatgaggaAGATGAGTTAGATCTTTACCCTTATccttttgatgatgatgatgatggtggatatgactatgatataGAAGACAGTAATGATGATGGCACTTATGTCATTCATGTGATTAGTAATGtcttggtggctgaaaccatggaagaacaCTCCACTGAAGcattctacattgaagagagcatagtagacaagactaaagctgtggaagatgaggtagtgattgaaagaactccacaacaagtctttgagattcatgatgagaAGGAAAAGTTTGTTCCAAttcttgatgagaaggttactAACATTGATGACTCTATTCATACAACATTCACtgttggtattgattcagaggtagagcatataga CTCCATgccttga